In Aquiflexum balticum DSM 16537, a single genomic region encodes these proteins:
- a CDS encoding nucleoside phosphorylase: MSKRIPESELIINPDGSIYHLNLKPEHLASTIIAVGDPDRVQKVSQYFDEIEFSISKREFVTHTGIYKGKRLTVISTGMGTDNIEIFMTEIDALVNIDLTTRIPKNNHTSLDIIRIGTSGSMQAEIPYGSLLASVFGIGLDTLMTYYITDFSDFERSVSREIREKLNLPFTPYCVEGSQKLLNLLGNDLIKGNTVTCPGFFGPQGREVRLKPAIPNIIEQLSAINLDGFRLTNFEMETAGYYAMGRMLGHEMLSLNAIVANRITQEFAKDSYNIVDQLIVQTLEKLAEK, encoded by the coding sequence ATGAGCAAAAGGATACCGGAGTCAGAACTGATCATCAATCCTGATGGAAGCATTTATCATTTGAATTTGAAGCCAGAACACCTGGCTTCAACTATTATTGCTGTAGGTGATCCTGACAGGGTTCAGAAAGTGTCCCAATATTTTGATGAGATTGAATTTTCAATTTCGAAAAGAGAGTTTGTTACCCACACCGGTATTTACAAAGGAAAAAGGTTGACAGTCATCAGTACCGGTATGGGAACCGACAATATCGAGATTTTCATGACTGAAATAGATGCCCTAGTCAATATTGATCTGACAACCCGTATCCCCAAAAATAATCACACCAGTCTGGATATCATCCGGATAGGTACTTCAGGAAGCATGCAGGCAGAAATACCTTACGGATCTCTTTTGGCTTCTGTTTTTGGAATTGGTCTCGATACTTTAATGACTTATTATATCACTGATTTTTCTGATTTTGAGAGAAGTGTCAGCAGAGAAATCCGGGAAAAACTGAATCTTCCATTTACGCCCTATTGTGTAGAAGGCTCACAAAAATTATTGAACCTATTGGGTAATGATCTCATCAAAGGAAATACAGTAACCTGCCCTGGATTTTTTGGGCCTCAGGGCCGGGAAGTCCGGCTAAAACCTGCTATTCCAAATATCATTGAACAACTCTCCGCCATCAATCTTGATGGTTTCAGACTGACAAATTTTGAAATGGAAACTGCAGGATATTATGCCATGGGGAGAATGCTTGGTCATGAAATGCTTAGTTTGAATGCCATCGTTGCCAACAGAATCACCCAAGAATTTGCCAAAGACTCTTATAACATAGTGGACCAACTGATTGTCCAAACATTAGAGAAATTAGCAGAAAAGTGA
- the trhO gene encoding oxygen-dependent tRNA uridine(34) hydroxylase TrhO, giving the protein MENKQYKILLYYCYAEIEDTEAYREEHHLFCIENNIMGRIIISPEGLNGTVSGLKEDCEKYMAYIHSDPRFAKTEFKIDTHDSHAFAKIHVRVKPEIVHSSLRHLDPNIKTGKHLEPEEFKALKDQDDVVILDVRSNYEHELGRFKNALTLDIENFRDFPEKVKELEHLKNKKVLTYCTGGIKCEKASAFLLEQGFKDVYQLHGGIIKYGLEAGGEDFEGKCYVFDNRIAVEVNKVNPKIISTCHICGTESDRMVNCANPSCNEHLPICEKCGWEMDGACSVACKEHPEKRPYNGTGYYQKNTNGYNPFKGLLRRQDKDKVKQSIHEQKDTGVRTDHQS; this is encoded by the coding sequence ATGGAAAACAAACAATACAAAATCCTACTCTATTATTGCTATGCCGAGATTGAAGATACCGAGGCATACCGTGAAGAACACCACCTGTTCTGCATTGAAAACAACATCATGGGCCGAATCATCATTTCTCCTGAAGGGCTGAACGGTACCGTTTCCGGTCTGAAAGAAGATTGCGAAAAATACATGGCCTATATTCATTCGGATCCCCGCTTTGCAAAAACAGAATTTAAAATCGATACCCATGACAGCCACGCATTTGCAAAAATACATGTGCGTGTAAAGCCGGAGATTGTACACAGTAGTCTTAGGCACCTCGATCCAAATATCAAGACCGGAAAACACCTAGAACCTGAGGAATTCAAAGCCTTGAAAGATCAGGATGATGTGGTGATTTTGGATGTGAGATCAAATTATGAACACGAATTGGGCAGATTCAAAAATGCCCTTACTTTGGATATTGAGAATTTCCGCGATTTCCCGGAAAAGGTGAAAGAATTGGAACACCTCAAAAACAAAAAAGTATTGACTTATTGTACAGGTGGGATCAAATGCGAAAAAGCCTCAGCCTTCCTGCTTGAACAAGGCTTTAAAGATGTATATCAGCTTCATGGCGGAATCATCAAGTATGGCCTGGAGGCCGGTGGAGAGGATTTTGAAGGAAAATGCTACGTTTTTGACAACAGAATTGCTGTAGAGGTCAACAAGGTCAATCCCAAGATTATTTCCACATGTCATATTTGCGGCACAGAAAGTGACCGCATGGTCAATTGCGCCAACCCGAGCTGTAACGAACATTTGCCCATCTGCGAAAAATGCGGCTGGGAAATGGATGGTGCCTGTTCTGTCGCATGCAAAGAGCATCCTGAAAAAAGGCCTTACAACGGAACTGGCTATTATCAGAAAAACACCAATGGTTATAACCCATTTAAAGGATTGCTGAGAAGGCAGGATAAGGATAAAGTAAAACAATCGATTCATGAGCAAAAGGATACCGGAGTCAGAACTGATCATCAATCCTGA
- a CDS encoding acetyltransferase codes for MEKPVIILGAKGIAHPALEIFNSNQVIVYGFLDEDEKLHGTEINVVPVLGNPEDDGFLKLIGKKTEAFVAVDDNKYRQFLVKMLIDKRKVQPINAIHQTSYISTDAELGHGNFINAQVNIGAGAKIGSHCIFNSGAIVDHGAAIEDFVQIGAGAIVNSNTTIKEGAFIGSGVIIVSGVTLGKNARVGAGSVVISDVKDGETVFGNPAVKIK; via the coding sequence ATGGAAAAACCCGTAATCATACTTGGAGCAAAAGGCATAGCCCACCCTGCATTGGAAATATTCAATAGCAATCAGGTGATCGTTTATGGTTTTTTGGATGAAGATGAGAAATTGCACGGCACAGAAATCAATGTTGTCCCTGTGCTTGGGAACCCTGAGGATGATGGATTCCTAAAATTGATAGGCAAAAAAACCGAAGCATTTGTAGCCGTAGATGATAACAAATATCGTCAGTTTCTGGTCAAAATGCTGATTGATAAGCGGAAAGTTCAACCCATCAATGCCATCCATCAAACGTCTTATATTTCCACTGACGCTGAATTGGGCCACGGGAATTTCATCAATGCCCAAGTCAATATCGGGGCGGGTGCCAAAATCGGAAGTCATTGCATTTTCAATTCCGGTGCCATTGTGGATCACGGTGCTGCCATAGAAGACTTTGTTCAAATAGGTGCAGGCGCTATCGTCAACTCTAACACTACGATCAAAGAGGGGGCATTTATCGGATCCGGGGTGATCATTGTATCCGGCGTTACCTTGGGCAAAAACGCTAGAGTCGGCGCCGGTTCGGTAGTCATCTCAGACGTCAAAGACGGAGAAACCGTCTTCGGAAACCCTGCTGTAAAAATCAAATAA
- the hemE gene encoding uroporphyrinogen decarboxylase: MQLKNDLLIRAAIGQPVERTPVWLMRQAGRILPEYRAVRESVSGFIELAKTPELASEVTIQPVDILGVDAAIIFSDILVIPEAMGLPYEMVEKRGPWFPETVKSYSDIKKLRIADGKDDLNYVIEAIKITKRALNGRVPLIGFAGAPWTIFAYMIEGSGSKTFSKARAMLYTEPKLSHKLLQMITDSTINYLKSQIEAGVNLVQVFDSWAGILPPDHYSAFSLPYISQICEAIQEVPKTVFAKGAFFAREEMALLDCETIGLDWNMGIAESRKLIGPDKTLQGNLDPAALYGSAKQVEEATISMMDQFKGSRHIANLGHGVYPDIDPEMVKVFVQTVKNYR; the protein is encoded by the coding sequence ATGCAATTGAAAAATGACTTATTGATAAGAGCCGCCATAGGACAGCCTGTGGAAAGGACTCCTGTTTGGTTGATGCGACAGGCAGGGAGGATTTTGCCGGAATATAGAGCGGTAAGGGAAAGTGTCAGTGGTTTTATTGAACTGGCCAAAACTCCCGAATTGGCCTCGGAAGTCACCATACAGCCGGTTGACATCCTTGGTGTGGATGCTGCCATCATATTTTCTGACATACTTGTGATTCCGGAAGCTATGGGACTTCCCTATGAAATGGTGGAAAAAAGAGGTCCATGGTTTCCAGAAACTGTCAAATCATATTCAGATATCAAAAAGTTGAGGATTGCAGACGGAAAAGACGACCTCAATTATGTCATTGAAGCCATAAAAATCACCAAAAGAGCCCTCAACGGAAGGGTTCCATTAATTGGTTTTGCCGGAGCGCCCTGGACTATTTTTGCCTACATGATCGAAGGATCAGGGAGTAAGACTTTTTCAAAGGCAAGAGCTATGCTTTATACCGAGCCTAAATTGTCTCATAAGCTTCTTCAAATGATTACGGATAGTACGATCAACTATCTCAAATCCCAAATTGAAGCCGGGGTAAACCTCGTTCAGGTATTTGACAGCTGGGCTGGGATATTGCCTCCGGATCATTACAGCGCGTTTTCTCTGCCCTATATTTCCCAGATATGCGAAGCTATCCAGGAAGTACCAAAGACAGTTTTTGCAAAAGGGGCGTTTTTTGCAAGAGAAGAAATGGCCCTTCTTGACTGTGAAACCATCGGTCTGGACTGGAATATGGGAATAGCCGAATCCAGAAAATTGATCGGGCCGGATAAAACCCTTCAGGGAAACCTGGATCCAGCCGCCTTGTATGGAAGCGCCAAGCAAGTAGAAGAAGCTACAATATCCATGATGGATCAGTTTAAAGGAAGCAGACATATTGCTAATTTGGGACATGGCGTTTATCCTGATATAGATCCGGAAATGGTAAAAGTCTTTGTTCAGACAGTCAAAAATTATCGTTAA
- a CDS encoding DUF6733 family protein, which yields MKNNFTTFSKKGALLSLMVFAIATFGANAQEEEEKFSFDVSLNSDQFFGFYPFFQGAYSINEKMDFTFYGILWSGGTGGGWGNWTEFGVGLNFEVSEGLSINPQIGVLGGNLLSSGTAGSAVFGDGIVPNLTINLDKEKIEGQIYGGFYAPLRNEAPTSGTTLSYLHYWANLGYKVSPLFSFGAHFEHLINTGGSNVAESSDVYQWFGPYIQFSKPGGGPFARFSAGADLYDGGGNDSFFKLTTGFSF from the coding sequence ATGAAAAACAACTTTACAACCTTTTCAAAAAAGGGTGCCTTGCTGAGCCTTATGGTTTTTGCAATCGCAACGTTTGGTGCTAATGCACAAGAAGAAGAAGAAAAATTCAGTTTTGATGTTTCGCTGAATTCGGATCAGTTCTTTGGATTTTATCCATTTTTCCAGGGAGCCTACAGTATCAATGAAAAGATGGATTTTACTTTTTACGGGATCCTTTGGTCGGGTGGAACCGGCGGAGGTTGGGGCAATTGGACTGAGTTTGGCGTGGGACTCAATTTTGAAGTCTCCGAAGGATTGAGCATCAATCCTCAGATCGGAGTCTTAGGAGGTAATCTACTTTCTTCGGGCACAGCAGGAAGCGCTGTCTTTGGAGATGGTATTGTGCCTAACCTGACCATCAACTTGGATAAGGAAAAAATCGAAGGGCAAATTTATGGTGGATTCTATGCGCCATTGAGAAATGAGGCCCCTACATCCGGCACCACACTTTCCTACCTGCACTATTGGGCCAATCTAGGATATAAAGTTTCTCCTTTATTCTCATTTGGGGCACATTTTGAGCATTTGATCAATACCGGAGGTTCTAATGTCGCGGAGTCCTCAGATGTTTATCAATGGTTTGGACCCTACATCCAATTTTCCAAACCTGGAGGAGGACCTTTTGCCAGATTTTCAGCAGGTGCAGATTTGTATGATGGTGGAGGCAATGATTCTTTCTTTAAACTGACTACAGGTTTTAGCTTCTAG
- a CDS encoding MOSC domain-containing protein gives MYLTDIYIYPIKSLGGIRLNESVLEERGLKYDRRWMLVDKNGIFLTQRTLHQMALIQVELMAGGLNVFRKDDPETNILIPFEPKTKKLIPVAVWDDTVIGQLVDNSVSKWFTNQLNIDCDLVVMPESTQRKLNPKYAVNNESVSFADGMPYLLIGQASLDDLNTKLQNPVPMDRFRPNLVFSGGKAFEEDEWDKVKIGKSLFKITKPCARCVMTTIDQKTGIKGKEPLKTLAKYRTVSNKVMFGQNMSLLEGLTIRLGDTVSPQ, from the coding sequence ATGTACTTAACAGATATTTACATATACCCGATCAAATCTCTTGGCGGAATCCGCCTGAATGAATCAGTACTCGAAGAACGTGGTCTAAAATATGACCGCAGATGGATGCTTGTAGACAAGAACGGGATTTTTTTAACGCAAAGAACACTCCACCAAATGGCTTTAATACAGGTGGAATTGATGGCAGGTGGCCTAAATGTATTTAGAAAAGATGATCCCGAAACCAATATCCTCATTCCTTTTGAACCCAAAACCAAAAAATTGATTCCCGTAGCTGTATGGGATGACACAGTAATCGGACAGTTGGTGGATAATTCTGTAAGCAAATGGTTTACAAATCAACTGAATATAGACTGCGACTTGGTGGTCATGCCGGAATCCACTCAAAGAAAGCTGAATCCCAAATATGCTGTGAACAATGAATCAGTCAGTTTTGCAGATGGCATGCCTTATCTGCTGATCGGACAGGCTTCTTTGGACGACTTGAATACAAAACTTCAAAATCCGGTCCCTATGGATAGGTTCAGACCAAATTTGGTGTTTTCCGGGGGAAAAGCTTTTGAAGAAGATGAGTGGGATAAGGTAAAAATCGGAAAATCACTTTTTAAAATCACCAAACCCTGTGCCAGGTGCGTGATGACCACCATTGACCAAAAAACAGGGATCAAAGGAAAAGAACCGCTCAAAACTTTGGCAAAATACAGAACGGTATCAAACAAAGTCATGTTTGGGCAAAACATGTCACTTTTGGAAGGTCTGACCATCCGGCTTGGGGATACTGTTTCACCCCAATAA
- a CDS encoding SusC/RagA family TonB-linked outer membrane protein, giving the protein MRNYLQKMKAFMMVVMLTFVSIAAANAQGREVSGTVLDATLKDPLPGVTVLIKGTTRGTTTDLDGRFALSVQPGDETLVFSFVGFTPIEMMIGNQSVFNIELEEDIQSLQEAVVIGYGTQDKKEITSSVASVGVEGFNRGNFTNPQNLLQGKVAGLNISTPGGSPNAQPTVRLRGISSFGANSSPLIVLDGVIGASIDAVDPNDIESIDVLKDASAAAIYGTRGAAGVILITTKKGSSKQGYSNVTINTFGSAEYATGLIPVLDREEFLSRRPATSDFGSNTNWRDEILQTALNGTVNASLSGGFENTSYLASVNYRNNDGVVKGTNRETLNTRINFSQGALNNRLRMNVNLAFTNTDATDVPGDALLYATILNPTMPIYDDSEAGIRNGGFFQPPGFDNNNPVALINTRKNNVKVRNALFSYRAEFDITDNLIVSGQFSQDVLNNLSGRFQSRFDGAPGGGGANNGTAGQNTFDRVNTVVSGNLRYEKEIFDGMEMTFLVGGESQIFKERGFDVGVRQFLFDQGWDNLGAGGIRFGNNTNVSSFATNSVLNSIFGRANFNFRNTYFFSATLRAETFSGFGKENQTGYFPAFSAGADLTQVFDMGPFSQFKPRASFGVVGQLPPSPTLALGIFQNGNRIPLDPEDLNSVWVAPRQLSNPNPQLKWETTSEFTVGLDYALFNGKITGSMDYYTRTISDLLFEVGVGRGNPNPFDPGNFFTANTVWANIADLSSAGFEFLASANQISLGSKLKWTPTAMFTIYKRATIGNIGVGDIGLPEIRRGVPGAPGVNNAPIIWNKEGERVGDIYGPRLVGILEDGTTVLSADDPSGFEKLGNALPSGDFGFTNQFFYGNWDLNFLLRGSWGHQLLNSYRLFYEGDGNSTWNSVITKNTPTDPVISNAPNQISDFYIERGDFIRLDNLQIGYVLPTKSPNISNLRFYGGVQNLFTISQFSGVDPEVRWGDPTDNGLDQLAPGIERRNTYFIPRIWTMGLTLTFK; this is encoded by the coding sequence ATGAGAAATTATTTACAAAAAATGAAAGCATTTATGATGGTGGTGATGCTGACTTTCGTCAGTATTGCTGCGGCAAATGCACAAGGAAGGGAGGTATCCGGAACTGTCCTTGATGCAACGCTTAAAGATCCGCTTCCGGGCGTGACAGTACTGATCAAGGGTACCACACGAGGTACCACTACAGATTTGGATGGTAGGTTTGCTCTCAGCGTTCAGCCGGGAGATGAAACCTTGGTTTTTTCCTTTGTAGGCTTTACTCCTATAGAGATGATGATAGGAAACCAATCAGTTTTTAATATAGAATTGGAAGAAGATATCCAAAGTCTCCAGGAAGCTGTAGTAATCGGTTATGGCACTCAGGATAAGAAAGAGATTACTTCCTCCGTAGCGAGTGTAGGGGTTGAAGGATTTAACAGGGGTAACTTTACAAATCCGCAGAATCTCCTCCAAGGAAAAGTAGCAGGATTAAATATTTCCACTCCCGGTGGGTCTCCAAATGCCCAACCTACAGTTAGGTTGAGAGGTATTTCTTCTTTTGGTGCCAATTCATCACCTCTTATTGTATTGGATGGAGTAATTGGTGCCTCCATTGATGCAGTCGATCCAAATGATATTGAATCTATTGATGTTTTGAAAGATGCATCAGCGGCAGCAATTTATGGTACTAGAGGAGCTGCGGGTGTGATCTTAATTACTACTAAAAAAGGAAGTTCAAAGCAAGGATATTCTAATGTTACTATAAATACCTTTGGATCAGCAGAGTATGCTACTGGATTGATTCCTGTATTGGATCGAGAAGAATTTCTTTCCAGAAGACCTGCAACCTCTGACTTCGGTTCAAATACCAACTGGAGAGATGAAATTCTTCAAACTGCATTGAACGGAACCGTTAATGCATCGTTGTCCGGAGGGTTTGAAAACACTTCTTATTTGGCCTCTGTTAACTATAGAAATAATGATGGTGTAGTAAAAGGAACCAATAGGGAGACATTGAATACGAGAATTAATTTTTCTCAAGGTGCATTAAATAACAGGTTGCGCATGAATGTGAACCTTGCCTTCACTAACACTGATGCTACTGATGTTCCGGGCGATGCATTGTTATATGCAACAATCCTTAATCCGACTATGCCGATTTATGATGACTCCGAAGCAGGAATTAGAAATGGAGGTTTTTTCCAGCCTCCCGGTTTTGATAACAATAACCCAGTTGCATTGATTAACACAAGGAAAAATAATGTCAAAGTAAGAAATGCACTATTTTCCTATAGAGCAGAATTCGACATTACAGACAACTTGATTGTTTCCGGACAATTTTCCCAGGATGTGCTAAACAATCTTTCAGGGAGATTTCAATCGAGATTTGATGGTGCTCCCGGAGGTGGAGGAGCCAACAACGGAACTGCCGGTCAGAATACTTTTGATAGAGTCAATACGGTAGTTTCAGGTAACTTGAGATATGAAAAGGAAATTTTTGATGGCATGGAAATGACTTTTTTGGTTGGAGGTGAAAGCCAAATTTTCAAAGAAAGAGGATTTGATGTAGGCGTTAGACAATTTCTTTTTGACCAAGGTTGGGACAATCTTGGAGCTGGCGGAATCCGATTCGGAAATAACACCAATGTTTCTTCTTTTGCTACCAATTCAGTACTGAACTCTATATTTGGAAGGGCAAATTTCAATTTCAGGAATACCTATTTCTTTTCTGCTACTTTGAGGGCTGAGACATTTTCAGGGTTTGGTAAAGAAAACCAAACAGGATATTTTCCTGCTTTCTCAGCAGGTGCTGACTTGACCCAGGTATTTGATATGGGGCCTTTCAGTCAATTCAAGCCAAGAGCCTCATTTGGTGTGGTGGGTCAGCTACCTCCATCTCCAACATTGGCTTTGGGTATTTTTCAGAATGGAAACAGGATTCCTTTAGATCCTGAAGATCTCAACTCTGTTTGGGTTGCTCCAAGACAGCTTTCCAATCCCAATCCTCAGCTTAAGTGGGAAACTACCAGTGAATTTACAGTGGGTTTGGATTATGCTTTGTTCAACGGTAAAATTACCGGTAGCATGGATTATTATACCAGAACTATATCCGATCTTCTTTTTGAAGTTGGTGTAGGTCGAGGTAATCCCAATCCATTTGATCCGGGAAATTTCTTTACCGCCAATACAGTGTGGGCAAACATCGCAGATCTTAGCAGTGCAGGATTTGAATTTCTAGCCAGTGCCAACCAGATAAGTCTAGGTAGCAAATTAAAATGGACTCCAACTGCCATGTTCACTATCTACAAAAGAGCAACAATTGGAAATATAGGCGTAGGTGACATTGGCCTTCCTGAGATCAGAAGAGGTGTTCCAGGAGCTCCTGGGGTGAATAACGCACCCATAATCTGGAACAAGGAGGGTGAAAGAGTAGGTGACATCTACGGGCCAAGACTGGTAGGAATACTTGAGGATGGTACAACAGTTCTTTCTGCCGATGACCCATCCGGCTTTGAAAAATTGGGTAATGCATTACCTTCTGGTGATTTTGGTTTTACCAATCAGTTTTTCTACGGTAACTGGGATTTGAATTTCTTATTGAGAGGCTCATGGGGCCATCAATTGTTGAATTCTTATAGGTTATTTTATGAAGGAGATGGTAATAGTACCTGGAACAGCGTTATAACCAAAAACACTCCAACTGACCCGGTGATTTCCAATGCTCCAAATCAGATTTCAGACTTTTACATAGAAAGAGGAGATTTCATCAGGTTGGATAACCTTCAGATTGGTTATGTGTTACCTACTAAATCCCCAAACATTTCTAACTTAAGGTTTTATGGAGGTGTCCAGAATCTCTTTACAATTTCTCAGTTTTCGGGGGTTGATCCTGAAGTGAGATGGGGTGACCCAACAGATAACGGGTTGGATCAATTAGCCCCTGGAATCGAAAGAAGAAACACGTATTTTATCCCAAGAATATGGACCATGGGATTAACCTTGACATTTAAATAA